In Sus scrofa isolate TJ Tabasco breed Duroc chromosome 12, Sscrofa11.1, whole genome shotgun sequence, the DNA window AGCCTTGCGGATACCCCTAGTAGAAGGGAccctgaggatggaggagacaaTCCGTGCATAGGACATGACGATGAGTAGGAACGGAATGACAAGAATGAGCCCCCCCATGATAAATATCACCAACTCATTAATGCCCGTGTCAGAGCAGGACAGCTTCAGCAGAGCAGAcaaatcacagaaaaagtgggggatCACGTTGTCCCCACAAAAACACAGTCTGGCCATGAGCAGGGTGTGCAGCATGGCGTGCAACGTGGTCAGCAGCCAGCACAGCACCACCAAGGAGAGACAGAGCTTGGGGCTCATGATGGTGGTGTAGCGCAGGGGGAAgtagatggccacgtagcggtcataggccatggccaCAAGGAGGAAGCTCTCCAGGTctccaaagaagaggaagaaatacatttggGTCAGGCAGCCGGCATAggggatggatggatgttggCTCTGCATATTCTGAAGCAATTTGGGCATGGTGACAGAGGAAAAGcagaggtcagagaaagacaaattgctgaggaaaaaatacatgggcgTGTGGAGGTGGGCGTCCAGGCAAATGAGAACCATGATGAGGAGGTTCCCCAGGACGGTGCTAAGATACACGGCCAGGAACAGAGCACAGAACAGGCTTCGATGCTCCGCCTCAATGGGCAGTCCCAGCAGGAGGAACTCTGAAACAACCGTTTGATTTCTTCCTGTCATGCTCTTTCTCCAAGGTCCTCAAGAGGAAAGGACAGTGTCCATGAAAACCTGAAGTTAAAAATGAACATCAGTATACGATCCATGGTCTGCTACATGCTCTGCAAAAATACCTTAGCTCACGCTCACCCCAATAATGACCATCTCTATACTATTTCAAATCTCCACAAACAGAATCCCTATGAGGGGAACTGACGCTCTTACTTTACTTCCCTTCAACATGAAACAACATTCCAACTTGCCAAAAACACTCATTTCGTTTTTTCCTGCTTGGCCACCctcatggcacagggaagttcccccagaccaggggtcgaacccgaaacaaagctgtgacctatgccacagctgcagcaacacaccCTGGATCCcgaactcactgcactgggccaggatcgACCCCATGCCAGTTCAGATACAACGCTGGACTCTCCCCCACCGCACGACAGCACAAACACCCTAAAACTCTCTTATTTATCCCTTAGATTCTGAGACACAGCGTATACTGGTTTTCCTCAAACCTGCCTGGCCAGACATCGTGAATAACTACAACTGGCTTCTCTTTGGTTCACAGCTTCAAGTTGACGGATGTCCTAGGACCTTTACCCACAGGCGGTTCTCCTCTAATTCCATGTACCTTCCAGGAAACCTCACCTACTCCAATGGCTTTAGACATCCATTTAGGTGTCTCGCTAACCTAGTCAAAAAATACTCAACTGCTTCATGATTAGCTTTCTCCGACGGCATCACATGCATTTTCAACTAAACGGATTCCAAAAGAAACACATCATCCCCTGTGCCCTTCTcccaactccctcctcctctcatctCCGCAGCTCAGAAAAAGAGTTTCACAGGCTCCAGATGAAACCATGACAGTTTTCTTtcattccctcctttctctcatcAACATCCTTAGATCCTTAGATCAGCCTACCTGGCATCACATCTTGTCTGGACTGTTGGAACCAGCTCTGAATTCATCTCCCTGCTGCCGTGCTTGGAACCCTCTATGTCAGTATCCTTCATCACACGAGgcctttgaagatggagaacCGGTGACCTTGCTCCACAAAGTCTCCCTGCACTCTCAATGCTCTTGACATGAAGGCAGAGTCCTTAAAGCCGAATGCCTTTCAGAGGTGACT includes these proteins:
- the LOC110256092 gene encoding olfactory receptor-like protein DTMT, giving the protein MTGRNQTVVSEFLLLGLPIEAEHRSLFCALFLAVYLSTVLGNLLIMVLICLDAHLHTPMYFFLSNLSFSDLCFSSVTMPKLLQNMQSQHPSIPYAGCLTQMYFFLFFGDLESFLLVAMAYDRYVAIYFPLRYTTIMSPKLCLSLVVLCWLLTTLHAMLHTLLMARLCFCGDNVIPHFFCDLSALLKLSCSDTGINELVIFIMGGLILVIPFLLIVMSYARIVSSILRVPSTRGIRKAFSTCGSHLSVVSLFYGTVIALYLCPSAKNSTVKETVMAMMYTVVTPMLNPFIYSLRNRDMKGALGRVFWKRKTPFSLCC